Within the Calditerrivibrio sp. genome, the region AAAATTATTTTTTTGTTTTAAGCTTTCCCTGCACTGCCTAACACATTGATATTCTTATGCTTATACAGCTTAACCAGTTCTTCTCTGGCAGGTTTCAGATACTTTCTCGGGTCAAATTCTGTTGGATTCTTTGCAAGATACTCCCTCACCTTAGCCGTGAAAGCAAGTCTACCATCACTATCTATATTGATCTTACATACTGCACTTGCTGCTGCCCTTCTAAGCTGTTCCTCAGGTACCCCAACAGCACCCTCAAGTTTTCCTCCATATTTATTGATAAGTTCAACATATTCTGGCACCACCGATGAAGCCCCATGTAGAACAATAGGAAAACCCGGTAGTCTTTTTTCAACCTCTTCAAGGATATCAAATCTTAAAGGTGGCACCTCTTCTCCCGGCTTGACCTTAAACTTGTATGCTCCATGGGATGTACCTATAGATATAGCCAGAGAATCAACACCGGTTCTTGAAACAAACTCCTCCACCTGTGCCGGGTCTGTATAATGGGAATGATCGGCCGAAACATCATCCTCTATACCTGCAAGAACGCCAAGCTCACCTTCTACAGTTACATCAAACTGATGGGCATAATCCACCACTTGTTTCGTAAGGGCAATATTTTCCTCAAATGGTAAATGGGAACCATCTATCATGACTGAAGAAAAACCGTAATCTACACACGACTTACAAATTTCAAAGCTATCACCATGATCAAGATGGAGAGCTATAGGGATTTTATACCCCAACTCTTCAGCTAATTTAGTAGCACCCAAAGCCAAATACCTTAATATCGTTGCATTAGCATACTCCCTTGCCCCTTTTGACACTTGAAGGATCACTGGAGATCTCGTCTCGACACATGCCTGAATAATAGCCTGAAGTTGCTCAAGATTGTTGAAATTGTAGGCGGGGACTGCATATTTACCCTCCATTGCCTTTTTAAACATCTCCCTTGTGCTTACAAGACCTAATTCTTTGTAGCTTACATTCATAAATCCTCCTGTTTAAGTATTAAAAGCTTTTGCTATATTTTCCTCAAAAGGGGGATATATTATCCCCCTTTCAGTGATTATACAGGTTATAAAGGGATGAGGGGTCACGTCAAAGGATGGATTAAAGACCTTAATGTTATCTGGAGCCACTTTTACTCCGAAAACAGACCTAACCTCATCTCCATCTCTTTCCTCAACAACAACCTCATCTTTATCTTTTATACTTAGATCAAACGTACTAAGAGGTGCCGCCACATAAAAAGGTATTTGGTGATGATATGCTAAAATTGCTAAACTGTATGTACCAATCTTATTAGCCACATCACCATTTCTTGCTATTCGGTCTGCACCAACTACAACACTATCTATCAAACCTTTCTGCATCAAATAACCAGCCATGTTGTCGCAAATTAATGTACAATCTATCCCCTCTTCTAACAGTTCATAACTTGTCAACCTTGCCCCCTGAAGATAAGGTCTGGTCTCATCCACATACACATGTATCTTTTTTCCACTATAATAAGCTGATCTAATCACCCCTAAAGCAGTACCAAAACCCCCTGTGGCTAAGGCACCTGCATTACAATGGGTAAGTATATTATCTCCATCTTTTATTAAAACTTCACCGTAAGCACCAATCCTTTTATTTATCTCAAGGTCCTCATAGTGAATATTTTTTACTACAATCTCCACATCCTTGCCTTCATCCATCTCTTTAAAACACCTCAATAGCGCCCATCTTAGATTTACAGCAGTAGGTCTTGTGTTTATGAGAATGTCGAAGATATCTTTTCGCCGAAAACCTTTTTTCACTCCCAAAACTACTCCATACGCCGCAGCTATCCCAATAGCCGGTGCTCCCCTTACAACCATATCCTTAATTGCTCTTGCCACATCCTCTAAACAATAGCATGTCACAAACTCTTCAGCAAAAGGCAACTTCCTTTGA harbors:
- a CDS encoding class II fructose-1,6-bisphosphate aldolase, which produces MNVSYKELGLVSTREMFKKAMEGKYAVPAYNFNNLEQLQAIIQACVETRSPVILQVSKGAREYANATILRYLALGATKLAEELGYKIPIALHLDHGDSFEICKSCVDYGFSSVMIDGSHLPFEENIALTKQVVDYAHQFDVTVEGELGVLAGIEDDVSADHSHYTDPAQVEEFVSRTGVDSLAISIGTSHGAYKFKVKPGEEVPPLRFDILEEVEKRLPGFPIVLHGASSVVPEYVELINKYGGKLEGAVGVPEEQLRRAAASAVCKINIDSDGRLAFTAKVREYLAKNPTEFDPRKYLKPAREELVKLYKHKNINVLGSAGKA
- the mtnA gene encoding S-methyl-5-thioribose-1-phosphate isomerase; translation: MKEHIFWDGEKLILLDQRKLPFAEEFVTCYCLEDVARAIKDMVVRGAPAIGIAAAYGVVLGVKKGFRRKDIFDILINTRPTAVNLRWALLRCFKEMDEGKDVEIVVKNIHYEDLEINKRIGAYGEVLIKDGDNILTHCNAGALATGGFGTALGVIRSAYYSGKKIHVYVDETRPYLQGARLTSYELLEEGIDCTLICDNMAGYLMQKGLIDSVVVGADRIARNGDVANKIGTYSLAILAYHHQIPFYVAAPLSTFDLSIKDKDEVVVEERDGDEVRSVFGVKVAPDNIKVFNPSFDVTPHPFITCIITERGIIYPPFEENIAKAFNT